In Oryza sativa Japonica Group chromosome 2, ASM3414082v1, the following are encoded in one genomic region:
- the LOC4330322 gene encoding mechanosensitive ion channel protein 1, mitochondrial isoform X2 has protein sequence MSRTAIILHRFRQAAASQSLVETSLQSCPYFGVPLRWLSCTEQTSKWETSTSYQIDDVDQYSPISSVAKICTHPLSSHVNHCYHHSRSLGFSSVSSSRRMYSSDARAKPEDYKNAMAKVSSTETSEVGATDHSGNTWIDILDSARHSTIDATAAALKKLKAMTDPIVPCIQELYATYPDLQRMVIPLGGTLMGTAVAWFVMPIVLRKLHKYTSENPLITLEGESTKKYMSYQTSLWSALEDPAKCIITFMAFSQMAAIVVPSISVYLPQAWRGTFVVSLLWFLQKWKTNFIANIMTNQSAIGMDRDRLLTFDKVSSLALIALGGMALAEACGVPVQSILTVGGVGGVATAFAARDVLGNILSGLSLQFSKPFLVGDNIKIIVNKSRAVWRARVVKIPVIIEDLEKIPTISEEIKVKLRSNPNIDAPYCYLSRLESSHGELTIGCNIKSMRRDEWTTVEQDILLKAASIVKQYES, from the exons ATGTCCAGGACTGCAATAATTTTGCATCGATTTCGTCAAGCAGCTGCCAGTCAGAGCCTCGTAGAGACTTCTCTTCAGTCATGCCCATATTTTGGTGTTCCTCTGAGATGGTTAAGCTGCAcagagcaaacttcaaaatgGGAAACTTCTACATCTTATCAGATTGATGACGTAGATCAATATTCACCAATTAGTAGTGTAGCAAAAATCTGCACACATCCCCTTTCATCTCACGTAAACCACTGTTATCACCACAGTCGTTCACTGGGTTTCTCAAGTGTCTCAAGTTCTCGTCGCATGTATTCCTCTGATGCTAGAGCCAAGCCAGAAGATTACAAAAATGCTATGGCCAAAGTTTCTTCTACAGAAACTTCTGAAGTCGGCGCCACAGATCACAGTGGCAACACTTGGATTGATATTTTAGATAGTGCCCGTCACTCTACCATAGATGCTACTGCAGCCGCACTTAAGAAACTGAAGGCGATGACTGATCCAATTGTACCTTGCATCCAGGAGTTATATGCTACCTATCCAGATCTACAGAGGATGGTCATCCCACTTGGTGGGACACTGATGGGTACAGCAGTTGCATGGTTTGTGATGCCTATTGTTCTAAGGAAGCTCCACAAGTACACTTCAGAAAATCCTCTCATAACGCTTGAAGGGGAGTCAACTAAGAAATACATGTCCTATCAAACAAGCTTGTGGAGTGCATTGGAAGATCCTGCAAAATGTATTATCACTTTTATGGCATTTTCACAGAT GGCTGCAATTGTTGTGCCAAGTATTTCAGTTTATCTTCCACAGGCATGGAGAGGAACATTTGTTGTATCTCTTCTGTGGTTTCTTCAGAAGTGGAAAACTAACTTCATTGCTAATATTATGACCAATCAATCTGCTATAGGGATGGACAGAGACAGATTGTTAACATTTGATAAGGTGTCATCGTTAGCACTAATTGCACTTGGAGGAATGGCTCTTGCTGAAGCTTGCGGTGTACCTGTGCAGTCAATATTGACTGTTGGTGGTGTCGGAG GTGTTGCTACTGCTTTTGCTGCTAGAGATGTCTTAGGTAACATACTGAGTGGGCTCTCTCTACAATTTTCAAAGCCATTCTTGGTTGGGGATAACATAAAG ATTATAGTCAATAAATCAAGAGCTGTGTGGCGTGCTAGGGTGGTAAAAATTCCTGTTATAATTGAAGACCTTGAAAAGATTCCTACTATATCAGAGGAGATAAAAGTGAAGTTAAGGTCCAACCCAAACATTGATGCTCCTTACTGCTATCTCTCACGGTTAGAAAGTTCACATGGAGAGCTTACCATTGGTTGCAACATCAAAAGCATG AGAAGAGACGAATGGACAACAGTGGAACAAGATATTCTTTTGAAAGCTGCCAGCATTGTCAAGCAATACGAATCTTGA
- the LOC4330322 gene encoding mechanosensitive ion channel protein 1, mitochondrial isoform X1, whose amino-acid sequence MSRTAIILHRFRQAAASQSLVETSLQSCPYFGVPLRWLSCTEQTSKWETSTSYQIDDVDQYSPISSVAKICTHPLSSHVNHCYHHSRSLGFSSVSSSRRMYSSDARAKPEDYKNAMAKVSSTETSEVGATDHSGNTWIDILDSARHSTIDATAAALKKLKAMTDPIVPCIQELYATYPDLQRMVIPLGGTLMGTAVAWFVMPIVLRKLHKYTSENPLITLEGESTKKYMSYQTSLWSALEDPAKCIITFMAFSQMAAIVVPSISVYLPQAWRGTFVVSLLWFLQKWKTNFIANIMTNQSAIGMDRDRLLTFDKVSSLALIALGGMALAEACGVPVQSILTVGGVGGVATAFAARDVLGNILSGLSLQFSKPFLVGDNIKAGSIEGKVIEIGLTSTLLINPENLPVVVPNSLFSSQIIVNKSRAVWRARVVKIPVIIEDLEKIPTISEEIKVKLRSNPNIDAPYCYLSRLESSHGELTIGCNIKSMRRDEWTTVEQDILLKAASIVKQYES is encoded by the exons ATGTCCAGGACTGCAATAATTTTGCATCGATTTCGTCAAGCAGCTGCCAGTCAGAGCCTCGTAGAGACTTCTCTTCAGTCATGCCCATATTTTGGTGTTCCTCTGAGATGGTTAAGCTGCAcagagcaaacttcaaaatgGGAAACTTCTACATCTTATCAGATTGATGACGTAGATCAATATTCACCAATTAGTAGTGTAGCAAAAATCTGCACACATCCCCTTTCATCTCACGTAAACCACTGTTATCACCACAGTCGTTCACTGGGTTTCTCAAGTGTCTCAAGTTCTCGTCGCATGTATTCCTCTGATGCTAGAGCCAAGCCAGAAGATTACAAAAATGCTATGGCCAAAGTTTCTTCTACAGAAACTTCTGAAGTCGGCGCCACAGATCACAGTGGCAACACTTGGATTGATATTTTAGATAGTGCCCGTCACTCTACCATAGATGCTACTGCAGCCGCACTTAAGAAACTGAAGGCGATGACTGATCCAATTGTACCTTGCATCCAGGAGTTATATGCTACCTATCCAGATCTACAGAGGATGGTCATCCCACTTGGTGGGACACTGATGGGTACAGCAGTTGCATGGTTTGTGATGCCTATTGTTCTAAGGAAGCTCCACAAGTACACTTCAGAAAATCCTCTCATAACGCTTGAAGGGGAGTCAACTAAGAAATACATGTCCTATCAAACAAGCTTGTGGAGTGCATTGGAAGATCCTGCAAAATGTATTATCACTTTTATGGCATTTTCACAGAT GGCTGCAATTGTTGTGCCAAGTATTTCAGTTTATCTTCCACAGGCATGGAGAGGAACATTTGTTGTATCTCTTCTGTGGTTTCTTCAGAAGTGGAAAACTAACTTCATTGCTAATATTATGACCAATCAATCTGCTATAGGGATGGACAGAGACAGATTGTTAACATTTGATAAGGTGTCATCGTTAGCACTAATTGCACTTGGAGGAATGGCTCTTGCTGAAGCTTGCGGTGTACCTGTGCAGTCAATATTGACTGTTGGTGGTGTCGGAG GTGTTGCTACTGCTTTTGCTGCTAGAGATGTCTTAGGTAACATACTGAGTGGGCTCTCTCTACAATTTTCAAAGCCATTCTTGGTTGGGGATAACATAAAG GCTGGGTCAATAGAAGGAAAAGTTATTGAAATTGGACTGACATCCACGTTATTGATTAACCCAGAAAACCTCCCTGTTGTAGTTCCTAACTCACTGTTCTCCAGCCAA ATTATAGTCAATAAATCAAGAGCTGTGTGGCGTGCTAGGGTGGTAAAAATTCCTGTTATAATTGAAGACCTTGAAAAGATTCCTACTATATCAGAGGAGATAAAAGTGAAGTTAAGGTCCAACCCAAACATTGATGCTCCTTACTGCTATCTCTCACGGTTAGAAAGTTCACATGGAGAGCTTACCATTGGTTGCAACATCAAAAGCATG AGAAGAGACGAATGGACAACAGTGGAACAAGATATTCTTTTGAAAGCTGCCAGCATTGTCAAGCAATACGAATCTTGA
- the LOC4330323 gene encoding uncharacterized protein: protein MKAAAATGGGGKETLAATLLRYLIILIVPFTVLYILYTLHAILSSTPSCPLDRPIVTSSVSLSQLSTTRNHTPSSSSLSTPPPAPVSMAATTLQHVVFGIAASARLWEKRKDYIKIWWRPNAGMRGFVWMDQPVRESGVPDGLPPIKISSNTSGFPYKNRRGHRSAIRISRIVSETFRLGLSGVRWYVMGDDDTVFLPDNLVAVLQKLDHRQPYYIGYPSESHLQNIFFSYGMAFGGGGFAISQPLAARLERMQDACIHRYPSLYGSDDRIHACMAELGVPLTRHPGFHQYDVYGDLLGLLAAHPVAPLVSLHHLDVVRPLFPNARSRPAALRRLFEGPVALDSAGAVQQSICYDARNRWTVSVSWGFVVMASRGMISAREMELPARTFLNWYKRADYKAHAFNTRPLARRPCEKPSFYYLSSARRTVARDGETTVTTYQRWRHRNDMRPPCRWKIADPDALLDTVVVLKKPDPGLWDRSPMRNCCRVLSSPKGQEGNKTMTIDVGVCKDWEFSQV from the exons atgaaggccgccgccgccaccggcggcggcggcaaggagaCCCTCGCGGCCACCCTCCTCCGCTACCTCATCATCTTGATTGTTCCGTTCACCGTCCTCTACATCCTGTACACCCTCCACGCCATTCTCTCCTCCACGCCGTCCTGCCCACTTGATCGCCCCATCGTCACCTCCTCCGTTTCTCTGTCCCAACTCTCCACCACCCGCAACCacacgccgtcgtcgtcctccttgtctacgccgccacccgccccggtgtcgatggcggcgacgactcTGCAGCACGTGGTGTTCGGCATCGCGGCGTCCGCTCGGCTGTGGGAGAAGCGGAAGGATTATATCAAGATCTGGTGGCGCCCTAACGCCGGAATGCGCGGGTTCGTGTGGATGGATCAGCCGGTGCGGGAGTCCGGCGTGCCAGACGGGCTGCCACCAATCAAGATCTCGTCGAACACCTCCGGCTTCCCTTACAAGaaccgccgcggccaccgctcCGCCATCCGCATCTCCCGCATTGTCTCCGAGACGTTCCGCCTCGGCCTCTCCGGCGTGCGCTGGTACGTCATGGGCGACGACGACACCGTCTTCCTGCCAGACAACCTCGTCGCGGTCCTCCAGAAGCTGGATCACCGGCAGCCGTACTACATTGGCTACCCTTCCGAGAGCCACCTGCAGAACATCTTCTTCTCGTACGGGATggcgttcggcggcggcgggttcgcCATCAGCCAGCCGCTGGCGGCGAGGCTGGAGCGGATGCAGGACGCCTGCATCCACCGGTACCCGTCGCTGTACGGGAGCGACGACCGGATCCACGCGTGCATGGCGGAGCTGGGCGTGCCGCTCACGAGGCACCCGGGGTTCCACCAGTACGACGTGTACGGCgacctcctcggcctcctcgccgcccacccGGTGGCGCCGCTCGTGTCGCTGCACCACCTCGACGTGGTGCGGCCGCTCTTCCCCAACGCGCGGTCGCGGCCGGCGGCTTTGCGGAGGCTGTTCGAAGGGCCGGTGGCGCTGGACTCGGCGGGGGCCGTGCAGCAGTCGATATGCTACGACGCGCGCAACCGGTGGACGGTGTCCGTGTCGTGGGGGTTCGTGGTGATGGCGTCGAGGGGCATGATCTCGGCGCGGGAGATGGAGCTGCCGGCGCGGACATTTTTGAACTGGTACAAGCGCGCGGACTACAAGGCGCACGCCTTCAACACGAGGCCCCTGGCGCGCCGCCCCTGCGAGAAACCGTCGTTCTACTACCTCTCGTCGGCGCGCCGCACGGTGGCGCGCGACGGGGAGACCACCGTGACGACGTACCAGCGGTGGCGCCACCGCAATGACATGCGCCCGCCGTGCCGGTGGAAGATCGCCGACCCGGACGCGCTGCTCGACACCGTGGTCGTGCTCAAGAAACCTGACCCCGGCTTATGGGACCGG TCTCCAATGCGAAATTGCTGCAGGGTGCTGTCGTCTCCCAAAGGACAGGAAGGAAACAAGACGATGACCATAGACGTGGGTGTATGCAAGGATTGGGAATTCAGCCAAGTATAA